In the Setaria italica strain Yugu1 chromosome VI, Setaria_italica_v2.0, whole genome shotgun sequence genome, one interval contains:
- the LOC101772598 gene encoding sm-like protein LSM2, with amino-acid sequence MLFFSYFKELVGKEVTVELKNDLAIRGTLHSVDQYLNIKLENTRVVDQDKYPHMLSVRNCFIRGSVVRYVLLPQDGVDIDILHDATRREARGG; translated from the exons ATG tTGTTCTTCTCCTACTTCAAGGAGCTCGTGGGGAAGGAGGTGACGGTGGAACTCAAGAACGACCTGGCGATTCGCGGGACGCTCCACTCGGTTGACCAGTACCTCAACATCAAGCTCGAGAACACTCGAGTTGTTGACCAGGACAAGTATCCTCACATG CTATCGGTGCGGAACTGCTTCATCAGGGGCTCGGTGGTGCGGTACGTGTTGCTCCCGCAGGACGGCGTGGACATCGACATCCTCCACGACGCAACCAGGAGGGAGGCGCGCGGAGGCTGA
- the LOC101773290 gene encoding alpha-1,3/1,6-mannosyltransferase ALG2, whose product MAAAGGGAGVLSPSGTKTKKLKVAVIHPDLGIGGAERLIVDAACELASHGHDVHVFTSHHDKNRCFEETVSGSFPVTVYGDFLPRHVFYRFHAVCAYLRCIFVALCVLLWWPSFDVILVDQVSVVIPLLKLKASSKIVFYCHFPDLLLAQHTTMLRRLYRKPIDMIEEYTTGMADLILVNSKFTAATFARTFRAVHARGIEPGVLYPAVSVEQFHEPHAYKLNFLSINRFERKKNLDLAISAFALLRSGGALQDATLTVAGGYDKRLKENTDYLEELKRLAVTKGVSGQVKFVTSCSTSERNELLSNCLCVLYTPKDEHFGIVPLEAMAAHKPVIACNSGGPVETVVNEVTGFLCDPSPAEFSKAMLKLVNDPDLALRMGKQARDHVVQKFSTKTFGDLLNSYVLNVYHERME is encoded by the exons ATGGCTGCGGCGGGAGGGGGTGCCGGCGTCTTGTCGCCGTCGGGGACGAAGACAAAAAAGCTTAAAGTCGCCGTCATCCATCCGGATCTAGGAATTG GTGGTGCTGAGAGATTGATTGTTGATGCGGCTTGTGAGCTTGCTTCCCATGGACATGATGTTCATGTTTTCACATCACATCATGATAAAAACCGTTGCTTTGAGGAGACTGTTTCTG GTTCTTTTCCAGTTACTGTTTATGGAGATTTCTTGCCCCGCCATGTGTTTTACCGCTTTCATGCTGTCTGTGCTTATCTTCGATGCATTTTTGTTGCGCTCTGTGTGCTACTCTGGTGGCCCTCCTTTGATGTTATATTGGTAGATCAAGTTTCTGTTGTGATTCCACTGCTCAAACTAAAGGCATCATCCAAG ATAGTGTTCTATTGTCATTTCCCTGATCTTTTGCTTGCACAACATACTACCATGCTTAGGAGGTTATACCGCAAGCCAATTGACATGATTGAGGAGTACACTACTG GTATGGCAGATTTGATTTTGGTCAACAGCAAGTTCACTGCAGCAACCTTTGCAAGGACCTTTCGTGCCGTACATGCTAGAGGAATTGAGCCTGGTGTTCTATATCCAGCTGTATCTGTTGAGCAGtttcatgaacctcatgctTATAA GTTGAATTTCCTATCGATTAACAGATttgagaggaagaagaatctTGATCTAGCCATTTCAGCATTTGCTTTGCTCCGTTCTGGTGGTGCTTTGCAAGATGCAACTTTAACAGTAGCAG GTGGCTATGATAAGCGTCTCAAGGAAAATACAGATTACCTTGAGGAGCTCAAAAGATTGGCGGTGACTAAAGGGGTATCTGGACAGGTTAAATTTGTAACGTCGTGCTCAACGTCTGAAAGAAATGAGCTTCTCTCCAACTGCCTTTGTGTTTTGTACACTCCAAAG GATGAGCATTTCGGCATTGTCCCTCTTGAAGCCATGGCGGCCCATAAGCCTGTCATTGCATGCAACAGCGGTGGCCCAGTGGAAACAGTTGTGAATGAAGTTACAGGGTTTCTGTGTGATCCATCCCCCGCAGAATTCTCAAAAGCCATGCTGAAACTTGTGAATGACCCTGACCTCGCGCTCAGGATGGGTAAACAAGCACGGGACCATGTGGTGCAAAAATTCTCCACGAAGACATTTGGTGACCTCCTCAACAGCTATGTCCTGAATGTCTACCATGAGAGGATGGAGTGA
- the LOC101773701 gene encoding DNA replication complex GINS protein PSF3 isoform X2: MPGYYDIDDILMEDEPISVVFQVTANGVGLLDPGAESNFVEKGAKVDLPFWLAHGLLSLEQAVSMNPPPCFTQKTRKEIQADAACVDLRVRCPYFYELGCKIVPLVNDKSIGMFLRYAFTSRYKEVLSKSHSSSTMTVPKFVPRLTKEETRVFESARESMAAFKKWRAGGVRLQKATILGRKRKTKLPDGPSTP, encoded by the exons ATGCCGGGTTATTACGACATCGATGATATCCTCATGGAGGATGAG CCTATTTCAGTTGTTTTCCAAGTAACTGCAAATGGTGTTGGCCTGCTAGATCCTGGCGCTGAAAGTAACTTT GTAGAGAAGGGTGCCAAGGTGGACCTCCCGTTTTGGCTTGCGCATGGGctactgtctctggaacaaGCTGTGTCAATGAATCCTCCTCCATGCTTCACACAGAA AACTCGAAAAGAGATCCAAGCTGATGCCGCCTGTGTGGACTTGAGGGTTCGTTGCCCCTACTTTTATGAGCTAGGATGCAAGATTGTTCCTTT GGTGAATGACAAGAGCATTGGCATGTTCTTGCGCTATGCATTCACCAGTCGGTACAAAGAGGTTCTAAGCAAGTCTCACAGTTCTTCCACAATGACAGTGCCCAAGTTTGTACCACGCCTTACCAAAGAAGAAACTCGCG TGTTTGAATCTGCTAGGGAATCAATGGCTGCTTTCAAGAAATGGCGTGCTGGTGGTGTGAGGTTGCAAAAGGCAACCATCCTTggcaggaagaggaagacaaaACTGCCTGATGGGCCTTCTACTCCCTGA
- the LOC101773701 gene encoding DNA replication complex GINS protein PSF3 isoform X1, protein MPGYYDIDDILMEDEPISVVFQVTANGVGLLDPGAESNFVEKGAKVDLPFWLAHGLLSLEQAVSMNPPPCFTQKTRKEIQADAACVDLRVRCPYFYELGCKIVPLVNDKSIGMFLRYAFTSRYKEVLSKSHSSSTMTVPKFVPRLTKEETRDSLCFRQVFESARESMAAFKKWRAGGVRLQKATILGRKRKTKLPDGPSTP, encoded by the exons ATGCCGGGTTATTACGACATCGATGATATCCTCATGGAGGATGAG CCTATTTCAGTTGTTTTCCAAGTAACTGCAAATGGTGTTGGCCTGCTAGATCCTGGCGCTGAAAGTAACTTT GTAGAGAAGGGTGCCAAGGTGGACCTCCCGTTTTGGCTTGCGCATGGGctactgtctctggaacaaGCTGTGTCAATGAATCCTCCTCCATGCTTCACACAGAA AACTCGAAAAGAGATCCAAGCTGATGCCGCCTGTGTGGACTTGAGGGTTCGTTGCCCCTACTTTTATGAGCTAGGATGCAAGATTGTTCCTTT GGTGAATGACAAGAGCATTGGCATGTTCTTGCGCTATGCATTCACCAGTCGGTACAAAGAGGTTCTAAGCAAGTCTCACAGTTCTTCCACAATGACAGTGCCCAAGTTTGTACCACGCCTTACCAAAGAAGAAACTCGCG ACTCGTTATGTTTTCGTCAAGTGTTTGAATCTGCTAGGGAATCAATGGCTGCTTTCAAGAAATGGCGTGCTGGTGGTGTGAGGTTGCAAAAGGCAACCATCCTTggcaggaagaggaagacaaaACTGCCTGATGGGCCTTCTACTCCCTGA
- the LOC101774107 gene encoding DNA topoisomerase 1 beta isoform X2, protein MAVVNTNNPVLFDNDDDDGPISFKRSSNSVKSSRPTPSKQEGSSGGAGVPVRSQKHVAPNQQKNGVSASVSRPMHMKPPPSSPNQRPSGSGQPNSSAAHSSKSNSNDKSKLKRPLVKEENSDDSDDDVPIGLRKKVEEKKLKRVDEKADDSDDDKPLSLKINSSKMSSNCASRPVLQKAVAKVEQPDEDSDDDKPLASRLPTNAAPKSGGNASEDSEDEKPLAARFSKVSGSGNLKLTSSSKGLNNDSNGPRNLGKRPLDNSNQTSLALKKAKPSNVSASASVKREIKADDNDNTPLAQRLKIGESSKGKPSAKNVVKKSPASMKKGIKKMKGKVKTKMMKNSQFSKTMKVPPGSGGGKKWTTLEHNGVIFPPPYKPHGVKMLYNGQPVDLTPEQEEVATMFAVMKDTDYAGKPTFIENFFTDWRTLLGKNHVIKKFELCDFTPIYEWHLREKEKKKQMTTEEKKALREEKLKQEEKYMWAVVDGVKEKVGNFRVEPPGLFRGRGEHPKMGKLKRRIKPSDITINIGEDAPVPECPIPGERWKEVKHDNTVTWLAFWNDPISQKDFKYVFLAASSSLKGQSDKEKYEKSRKLKGYIQDIRDNYTKDFRSKDVAKRQIAVATYLIDKLALRAGNEKDEDEADTVGCCTLKVDNVTCLPPNKIQFDFLGKDSIRYFNTVEVEELVYKAIEGFRAGKKPGKDLFDQLDTTRLNAHLKDLMPGLTAKVFRTYNASITLDGILHKETEDGTLLEKIAVYQRANKEVAIICNHQRSVSKSHESQMTRLNERIDDLKAQRDELKVDLSKAKKGKPLGYDKEGKQKRNLAPDAIEKKIAAIETKIEKMEMEKKTKEDLKTVALGTSKINYLDPRITVAWWKRHEVPIEKIFNKSLVPKFGWAMDVNPEFRF, encoded by the exons ATGGCTGTTGTCAACACTAACAACCCTGTTCTATTCGACAATGACGATGATGACGGCCCGATTTCGTTCAAGAGGTCTAGCAACTCCGTGAAGAGCAGCAGGCCTACCCCCTCCAAGCAGGAGGGATCGTCAGGGGGTGCTGGGGTGCCTGTCAGGAGCCAGAAGCATGTGGCTCCGAACCAGCAGAAGAACGGGGTGAGCGCCAGCGTGTCGAGGCCGATGCAtatgaagccgccgccgtccagcccCAACCAGCGCCCTTCTGGGTCTGGCCAGCCAAACAGTTCGGCAGCGCATAGTTCGAAGAGTAACAGCAACGATAAGAGCAAACTGAAAAGACCTCTTGTGAAAGAAGAGAACTCTGATGATTCGGATGATGATGTGCCGATTGGGTTAAGGAAGAAGGTTGAGGAGAAGAAGTTAAAGAGAGTTGATGAGAAAGCAGATGATTCAGATGATGATAAGCCATTGAGTCTCAAGATCAACTCATCCAAAATGTCTTCCAACTGTGCGAGTAGGCCTGTTTTGCAGAAAGCTGTTGCAAAAGTTGAGCAGCCTGATGAAGATTCAGACGATGATAAGCCATTGGCAAGTAGGTTGCCTACTAATGCTGCTCCAAAAAGTGGAGGTAATGCCTCTGAAGATTCAGAGGACGAAAAGCCATTGGCGGCCCGATTCTCAAAAGTTTCTGGAAGTGGAAACCTAAAATTGACTTCTTCCAGCAAGGGGTTAAATAATGATTCAAACGGCCCGCGAAATTTGGGTAAAAGGCCTCTAGATAACAGTAATCAAACAAGTTTAGCTCTCAAGAAGGCAAAGCCTTCCAATGTATCAGCTTCAGCAAGTGTTAAAAGAGAAATCAAGGCAGATGACAATGACAACACCCCTCTTGCACAAAGGCTGAAAATTGGCGAGTCTTCGAAAGGCAAGCCATCTGCAAAGAATGTCGTCAAGAAGAGTCCTGCTTCTATGAAGAAGGGCATCAAGAAGATGAAAGGGAAAGTGAAAACAAAGATGATGAAAAATTCTCAGTTCTCAAAGACAATGAAGGTCCCTCCTGGATCTGGTGGTGGAAAGAAATGGACTACCTTGGAGCACAATGGTGTTATTTTCCCTCCACCATACAAGCCTCATGGTGTCAAAATGCTTTACAATGGGCAACCTGTTGATCTTACACCAGAGCAAGAGGAG gttGCAACAATGTTTGCTGTGATGAAAGACACAGACTACGCGGGCAAGCCAACATTCATTGAGAACTTTTTCACTGACTGGAGAACACTCCTTGGTAAAAACCATGTTATTAAGAAATTCGAGCTTTGTGATTTCACCCCGATATATGAATGGCATCTtagagagaaggagaagaagaagcagatgACGACAGAG GAGAAAAAAGCATTGCGAGAAGAGAAATTGAAGCAAGAGGAGAAGTACATGTGGGCTGTTGTAGATGGTGTTAAGGAGAAG GTTGGCAATTTTAGAGTAGAACCACCTGGGTTATTCAGGGGACGTGGAGAACATCCAAAG ATGGGGAAACTGAAACGGCGCATTAAACCAAGCGATATTACAATAAATATCGGAGAAGATGCTCCAGTCCCTGAGTGTCCGATACCTGGAGAAAG ATGGAAAGAAGTCAAACATGACAATACTGTAACATGGTTGGCCTTTTGGAACGATCCAATTAGCCAAAAAGACTTCAAGTATGTTTTCCTGGCAGCAAGTAGCTCACTTAAGGGGCAAAGTGACAAAGAGAAATATGAAAAGTCCAGAAAATTAAAG GGTTACATACAGGACATTCGTGACAACTACACGAAGGATTTCAGAAGCAAAGATGTGGCAAAGAGGCAAATTGCTGTGGCAACATACCTTATAGATAAACTAGCCCTTAGGGCAGGCAATGAAAAG gatgaagatgaagctgatACTGTTGGTTGCTGTACGCTGAAGGTTGATAATGTTACTTGTTTGCCCCCAAATAAGATCCAG TTTGACTTTCTGGGTAAAGATTCTATAAGATATTTTAACACCGTAGAGGTTGAAGAGCTTGTGTACAAGGCAATTGAGGGTTTCCGTGCTG GTAAGAAACCAGGAAAAGATCTCTTTGACCAGCTTGATACAACTAGGCTAAACGCTCACCTGAAGGACCTAATGCCTGGGCTTACTGCAAAAGTGTTCCGTACATATAATGCTTCTATTACATTGGATGGCATT TTGCACAAGGAAACAGAAGATGGAACTCTTCTTGAAAAAATCGCTGTATATCAGCGAGCAAACAAAGAG GTTGCCATAATCTGTAACCATCAACGTAGTGTGTCAAAATCACATGAGTCCCAGATGACCAGACTGAATGAAAGGATTGATGATCTAAAG GCCCAGAGAGATGAGTTAAAAGTTGACTTGAGCAAAGCGAAGAAAGGAAAGCCTCTGGGCTATGATAAAGAAGGGAAGCAAAAGAGGAACTTGGCCCCTGATGC GATTGAAAAGAAGATTGCAGCAATTGAAACCAAGATtgagaagatggagatggagaagaagacAAAAGAGGATCTGAAGACAGTTGCACTTGGAACGTCAAAG ATCAACTACCTTGATCCTAGAATTACTGTGGCATGGTGGAAACGCCATGAAGTCCCTATAGAGAAG ATTTTCAACAAATCACTTGTTCCGAAGTTTGGGTGGGCGATGGACGTTAATCCAGAATTCAGATTCTAG
- the LOC101774107 gene encoding DNA topoisomerase 1 beta isoform X1: MAVVNTNNPVLFDNDDDDGPISFKRSSNSVKSSRPTPSKQEGSSGGAGVPVRSQKHVAPNQQKNGVSASVSRPMHMKPPPSSPNQRPSGSGQPNSSAAHSSKSNSNDKSKLKRPLVKEENSDDSDDDVPIGLRKKVEEKKLKRVDEKADDSDDDKPLSLKINSSKMSSNCASRPVLQKAVAKVEQPDEDSDDDKPLASRLPTNAAPKSGGNASEDSEDEKPLAARFSKVSGSGNLKLTSSSKGLNNDSNGPRNLGKRPLDNSNQTSLALKKAKPSNVSASASVKREIKADDNDNTPLAQRLKIGESSKGKPSAKNVVKKSPASMKKGIKKMKGKVKTKMMKNSQFSKTMKVPPGSGGGKKWTTLEHNGVIFPPPYKPHGVKMLYNGQPVDLTPEQEEVATMFAVMKDTDYAGKPTFIENFFTDWRTLLGKNHVIKKFELCDFTPIYEWHLREKEKKKQMTTEEKKALREEKLKQEEKYMWAVVDGVKEKVGNFRVEPPGLFRGRGEHPKMGKLKRRIKPSDITINIGEDAPVPECPIPGERWKEVKHDNTVTWLAFWNDPISQKDFKYVFLAASSSLKGQSDKEKYEKSRKLKGYIQDIRDNYTKDFRSKDVAKRQIAVATYLIDKLALRAGNEKDEDEADTVGCCTLKVDNVTCLPPNKIQFDFLGKDSIRYFNTVEVEELVYKAIEGFRAGKKPGKDLFDQLDTTRLNAHLKDLMPGLTAKVFRTYNASITLDGILHKETEDGTLLEKIAVYQRANKEVAIICNHQRSVSKSHESQMTRLNERIDDLKAQRDELKVDLSKAKKGKPLGYDKEGKQKRNLAPDAIEKKIAAIETKIEKMEMEKKTKEDLKTVALGTSKINYLDPRITVAWCKRHEVPIEKIFNKSLVAKFGWAMDVDPEFRF, from the exons ATGGCTGTTGTCAACACTAACAACCCTGTTCTATTCGACAATGACGATGATGACGGCCCGATTTCGTTCAAGAGGTCTAGCAACTCCGTGAAGAGCAGCAGGCCTACCCCCTCCAAGCAGGAGGGATCGTCAGGGGGTGCTGGGGTGCCTGTCAGGAGCCAGAAGCATGTGGCTCCGAACCAGCAGAAGAACGGGGTGAGCGCCAGCGTGTCGAGGCCGATGCAtatgaagccgccgccgtccagcccCAACCAGCGCCCTTCTGGGTCTGGCCAGCCAAACAGTTCGGCAGCGCATAGTTCGAAGAGTAACAGCAACGATAAGAGCAAACTGAAAAGACCTCTTGTGAAAGAAGAGAACTCTGATGATTCGGATGATGATGTGCCGATTGGGTTAAGGAAGAAGGTTGAGGAGAAGAAGTTAAAGAGAGTTGATGAGAAAGCAGATGATTCAGATGATGATAAGCCATTGAGTCTCAAGATCAACTCATCCAAAATGTCTTCCAACTGTGCGAGTAGGCCTGTTTTGCAGAAAGCTGTTGCAAAAGTTGAGCAGCCTGATGAAGATTCAGACGATGATAAGCCATTGGCAAGTAGGTTGCCTACTAATGCTGCTCCAAAAAGTGGAGGTAATGCCTCTGAAGATTCAGAGGACGAAAAGCCATTGGCGGCCCGATTCTCAAAAGTTTCTGGAAGTGGAAACCTAAAATTGACTTCTTCCAGCAAGGGGTTAAATAATGATTCAAACGGCCCGCGAAATTTGGGTAAAAGGCCTCTAGATAACAGTAATCAAACAAGTTTAGCTCTCAAGAAGGCAAAGCCTTCCAATGTATCAGCTTCAGCAAGTGTTAAAAGAGAAATCAAGGCAGATGACAATGACAACACCCCTCTTGCACAAAGGCTGAAAATTGGCGAGTCTTCGAAAGGCAAGCCATCTGCAAAGAATGTCGTCAAGAAGAGTCCTGCTTCTATGAAGAAGGGCATCAAGAAGATGAAAGGGAAAGTGAAAACAAAGATGATGAAAAATTCTCAGTTCTCAAAGACAATGAAGGTCCCTCCTGGATCTGGTGGTGGAAAGAAATGGACTACCTTGGAGCACAATGGTGTTATTTTCCCTCCACCATACAAGCCTCATGGTGTCAAAATGCTTTACAATGGGCAACCTGTTGATCTTACACCAGAGCAAGAGGAG gttGCAACAATGTTTGCTGTGATGAAAGACACAGACTACGCGGGCAAGCCAACATTCATTGAGAACTTTTTCACTGACTGGAGAACACTCCTTGGTAAAAACCATGTTATTAAGAAATTCGAGCTTTGTGATTTCACCCCGATATATGAATGGCATCTtagagagaaggagaagaagaagcagatgACGACAGAG GAGAAAAAAGCATTGCGAGAAGAGAAATTGAAGCAAGAGGAGAAGTACATGTGGGCTGTTGTAGATGGTGTTAAGGAGAAG GTTGGCAATTTTAGAGTAGAACCACCTGGGTTATTCAGGGGACGTGGAGAACATCCAAAG ATGGGGAAACTGAAACGGCGCATTAAACCAAGCGATATTACAATAAATATCGGAGAAGATGCTCCAGTCCCTGAGTGTCCGATACCTGGAGAAAG ATGGAAAGAAGTCAAACATGACAATACTGTAACATGGTTGGCCTTTTGGAACGATCCAATTAGCCAAAAAGACTTCAAGTATGTTTTCCTGGCAGCAAGTAGCTCACTTAAGGGGCAAAGTGACAAAGAGAAATATGAAAAGTCCAGAAAATTAAAG GGTTACATACAGGACATTCGTGACAACTACACGAAGGATTTCAGAAGCAAAGATGTGGCAAAGAGGCAAATTGCTGTGGCAACATACCTTATAGATAAACTAGCCCTTAGGGCAGGCAATGAAAAG gatgaagatgaagctgatACTGTTGGTTGCTGTACGCTGAAGGTTGATAATGTTACTTGTTTGCCCCCAAATAAGATCCAG TTTGACTTTCTGGGTAAAGATTCTATAAGATATTTTAACACCGTAGAGGTTGAAGAGCTTGTGTACAAGGCAATTGAGGGTTTCCGTGCTG GTAAGAAACCAGGAAAAGATCTCTTTGACCAGCTTGATACAACTAGGCTAAACGCTCACCTGAAGGACCTAATGCCTGGGCTTACTGCAAAAGTGTTCCGTACATATAATGCTTCTATTACATTGGATGGCATT TTGCACAAGGAAACAGAAGATGGAACTCTTCTTGAAAAAATCGCTGTATATCAGCGAGCAAACAAAGAG GTTGCCATAATCTGTAACCATCAACGTAGTGTGTCAAAATCACATGAGTCCCAGATGACCAGACTGAATGAAAGGATTGATGATCTAAAG GCCCAGAGAGATGAGTTAAAAGTTGACTTGAGCAAAGCGAAGAAAGGAAAGCCTCTGGGCTATGATAAAGAAGGGAAGCAAAAGAGGAACTTGGCCCCTGATGC GATTGAAAAGAAGATTGCAGCAATTGAAACCAAGATtgagaagatggagatggagaagaagacAAAAGAGGATCTGAAGACAGTTGCACTTGGAACGTCAAAGATCAACTACCTTGATCCTAGAATTACTGTGGCATGGTGCAAACGCCATGAAGTCCCTATAGAGAAG ATTTTCAACAAATCACTTGTTGCGAAGTTTGGGTGGGCGATGGACGTTGATCCAGAATTCAGATTCTAG